The Anaerolineae bacterium genome includes a window with the following:
- a CDS encoding VWA domain-containing protein, with protein MAERFRPDYYQTLEVSPFASQEEIERAYRRLVKEYHPDVLKAFKTAFLFRQLQEAYEVLRDPERRKVYDEWLKSQGLYPERIFWVEVLLSHRALPPLSEAQAWYVLFTLHAESNHVVPPKPINLCLLIDTSTSMKGPKLESAVKAAELVLRNLKKEDTLAVVSFNDRATVVLPASHQYDPRKALSLLKKMKAEGGTEMSYGISAGLSELSRAGKTKENINHMILLTDGNTYGDEEECIRLAREAKARGISITTIGLGTAWNEELLETIAQASGGMSLYIPGPKELPRAFQERVEALARALSSFFGKIETSHVSLKGLFRLDPQTSRVTVDDSPFFLGPFSGSIRLLAELVVPPLPVGEHSVLRWEFTDVKGEFSARGEIFLAILEGTGEQAIPHEILTAAGQVAIFKLREKAWQEIKTGKTAKASGSLLLLARRLESIGEKELALLARKEAQMLPEVGGLSPEGRKRLYYGTRLLALKPPEEK; from the coding sequence GTGGCGGAAAGATTCAGGCCCGATTATTACCAGACACTGGAAGTATCACCTTTCGCCTCTCAGGAAGAAATAGAGAGGGCTTACAGGCGTCTGGTGAAGGAGTACCATCCTGATGTCCTCAAGGCCTTTAAAACCGCCTTCCTCTTTCGCCAGCTTCAGGAGGCCTATGAGGTCCTCAGGGATCCCGAACGCCGTAAGGTTTACGACGAATGGCTTAAATCTCAAGGCCTTTACCCCGAAAGAATCTTCTGGGTTGAAGTTCTTCTAAGCCATAGGGCTTTGCCCCCGTTGTCCGAAGCTCAGGCCTGGTACGTCCTTTTCACCCTGCACGCTGAAAGCAATCATGTGGTACCGCCAAAGCCCATCAATCTCTGTTTGCTCATAGATACAAGCACTTCCATGAAAGGACCGAAGCTGGAAAGTGCCGTTAAAGCCGCTGAACTGGTCCTGCGAAACTTGAAGAAAGAAGACACTTTAGCAGTGGTTAGCTTCAACGATAGAGCAACGGTGGTCCTGCCGGCCTCCCATCAATATGACCCCAGGAAGGCCCTTTCTTTACTGAAGAAAATGAAAGCCGAGGGGGGCACGGAGATGTCCTACGGTATTTCTGCCGGCCTTTCGGAGCTTTCCAGAGCTGGCAAAACAAAGGAAAACATAAACCACATGATCCTTCTTACCGACGGTAACACTTACGGCGATGAGGAAGAGTGTATAAGGCTTGCCAGAGAAGCTAAAGCCAGAGGGATATCAATAACGACCATTGGCCTTGGCACGGCCTGGAACGAAGAGCTTCTGGAAACCATAGCCCAAGCAAGTGGGGGAATGAGCCTTTACATCCCTGGGCCTAAAGAGTTACCCAGAGCCTTTCAGGAGAGGGTTGAAGCTTTAGCCAGGGCTCTTTCCTCCTTCTTCGGGAAAATTGAAACCTCACATGTATCATTGAAAGGCTTGTTCCGCCTGGACCCTCAAACGAGCAGGGTGACGGTGGACGATAGCCCCTTCTTCCTGGGCCCCTTCAGTGGGTCAATCCGCCTGCTGGCAGAGCTCGTGGTGCCACCGCTCCCGGTTGGAGAGCATTCCGTCCTCAGGTGGGAATTTACGGATGTAAAAGGTGAATTCTCAGCCCGTGGAGAGATTTTCCTCGCCATACTGGAGGGAACCGGAGAGCAGGCGATACCCCATGAAATCCTCACAGCAGCCGGGCAGGTAGCTATTTTCAAGCTCAGGGAAAAGGCATGGCAGGAAATAAAAACGGGGAAAACGGCAAAAGCAAGCGGCAGTCTCCTGCTCCTGGCCAGGCGCCTGGAAAGCATAGGGGAAAAAGAGCTGGCCCTCCTGGCCCGAAAGGAAGCCCAGATGCTTCCTGAAGTGGGAGGCCTCTCGCCTGAGGGACGCAAAAGGCTTTACTACGGCACAAGGCTTTTAGCTCTAAAGCCCCCGGAGGAGAAATGA
- a CDS encoding FHA domain-containing protein: MIRCPACGAENLPNTLFCEECGEPLMHGGKLSVRIVSLTEGWEVKLPIESEIIIGRADPSAGFRPHLDLSDRGGLEKGVSRRHLRLFRQGKRVYAEDLGSYNGSFINNSRLLPFAPQVIASGDELRLGGEILKIYLEEG, from the coding sequence ATGATCCGTTGCCCTGCCTGCGGAGCAGAGAATTTGCCCAATACCCTTTTCTGCGAAGAATGCGGTGAACCCCTTATGCACGGGGGGAAACTCAGCGTCAGGATAGTTTCCCTGACGGAAGGATGGGAGGTAAAATTGCCAATAGAAAGTGAGATAATCATCGGCAGAGCGGACCCGTCAGCGGGTTTCAGGCCCCATCTTGATTTATCCGATAGGGGAGGGCTTGAAAAAGGGGTTTCCAGAAGACACCTTCGCCTTTTTCGGCAGGGCAAAAGGGTTTATGCTGAAGACCTGGGCAGTTATAACGGCTCCTTCATCAATAACAGCCGCCTTCTGCCCTTTGCCCCTCAAGTCATCGCTTCAGGGGATGAGCTGCGCCTGGGAGGAGAAATCTTGAAAATTTATCTGGAGGAGGGGTGA
- a CDS encoding FHA domain-containing protein, whose amino-acid sequence MVPGVRGLASSNMSEDYEPPAHWEGPILILTEGPERGKRWELKQEVITIGRHESCDIPLFDRRVSRFHARITRQGKDFVLEDLGSKNGTFVNGIPLSAPHTLRDGDEIAIAFAFKLLFVDAGATAPVTIESEPLLRLDKVSRKVWVKGKELTPPLSPLQFRLLELLYDASGRVVTREEIAQTLWPEARGGITDQAIDAVVHRLRERLASLDPDTKFIETVRGHGFRLSIP is encoded by the coding sequence ATGGTTCCAGGGGTAAGGGGTTTGGCCAGCTCTAACATGTCCGAAGACTACGAACCTCCTGCCCATTGGGAAGGGCCAATTTTAATCTTAACGGAAGGGCCAGAACGGGGGAAACGCTGGGAATTAAAGCAGGAGGTGATAACTATAGGTCGCCACGAGTCCTGCGATATCCCCCTCTTTGACCGCCGGGTTTCACGCTTCCACGCTCGTATAACTCGCCAGGGAAAAGATTTCGTCCTGGAAGATCTGGGAAGCAAAAATGGCACCTTTGTCAACGGCATTCCCCTGTCCGCACCCCACACTTTGAGGGACGGCGATGAGATAGCTATAGCGTTTGCCTTCAAGCTTCTGTTCGTGGACGCTGGAGCAACTGCACCTGTTACCATTGAAAGCGAACCTCTTTTAAGGTTAGATAAAGTTTCCCGTAAAGTATGGGTAAAGGGTAAGGAATTAACCCCACCCCTTTCACCTCTTCAGTTTCGCCTTCTGGAACTTTTATACGATGCCTCAGGGCGTGTCGTTACGCGCGAAGAAATAGCCCAAACCCTCTGGCCAGAAGCCAGAGGTGGCATAACAGACCAGGCTATAGATGCCGTCGTCCACAGGCTTAGGGAGCGCCTGGCTTCCCTTGACCCCGATACAAAATTCATTGAAACGGTGAGGGGACACGGCTTCCGCCTCTCTATTCCCTGA
- a CDS encoding serine/threonine protein kinase — MLELAKPLTPGTILRSRYKILELIGRGGMGSVYRAEDLLLRGRFCAIKEIIPHLAQDPKAIEELKGQFYQEASVLARLDHPNLPKVSDYFTEGDREYLVMDFVPGKDLKTIVNEARAAGKFLDEEIVLKWAEQLCSALEYLHNQSPPILHRDIKPSNIKLTPAGTVKLVDFGLVKLLYSDEERTITVLEGRGTLPYTPLEQYAGESGTTDTRSDIYSLGATLYHLLTGQPPPDAKMRFLKPGSLIPPRKINPAVSPHVEKAILWAMELHPDNRPPDVRTFASALLGPYKGEPGEKEEKWADALIANWPFILLALLLTLVALFLSLSF; from the coding sequence ATGTTAGAGCTGGCCAAACCCCTTACCCCTGGAACCATTTTACGCTCCCGTTACAAAATATTGGAACTGATCGGGAGAGGAGGGATGGGCTCGGTTTATAGAGCCGAAGACCTCCTTCTCAGAGGGCGTTTTTGCGCCATCAAGGAAATAATTCCCCACCTCGCTCAGGATCCGAAAGCCATAGAAGAACTGAAAGGTCAATTCTATCAGGAAGCCAGCGTTCTGGCTCGCCTTGACCACCCCAACCTCCCCAAAGTTTCTGATTATTTCACCGAGGGCGATAGAGAGTACCTTGTTATGGATTTTGTCCCTGGTAAGGACCTGAAAACCATTGTAAACGAAGCAAGGGCAGCGGGCAAATTCCTGGATGAAGAGATAGTGCTTAAATGGGCCGAGCAACTTTGCTCTGCCCTGGAATACCTCCATAACCAGAGCCCACCCATCCTTCACCGGGACATAAAACCCTCTAACATAAAACTCACTCCCGCAGGAACTGTTAAACTTGTGGATTTTGGCCTTGTAAAGCTCCTTTACTCCGATGAAGAGAGAACCATAACAGTGCTGGAAGGGAGAGGAACCTTACCTTATACTCCTCTTGAGCAATACGCAGGGGAATCGGGCACAACGGATACCCGCTCAGACATTTACTCGCTCGGGGCAACCCTCTACCATCTCCTTACCGGTCAGCCGCCCCCTGATGCTAAGATGCGTTTCCTGAAGCCGGGATCCCTTATTCCACCCCGGAAGATAAATCCTGCAGTTTCACCCCACGTGGAAAAAGCTATCCTTTGGGCTATGGAGCTCCACCCTGATAACCGCCCACCTGATGTGCGAACTTTCGCCTCTGCCCTCCTGGGCCCATATAAAGGGGAGCCTGGAGAAAAGGAGGAGAAATGGGCTGATGCTCTTATAGCCAACTGGCCCTTTATCCTTCTGGCTTTGCTTCTGACTCTGGTGGCTCTTTTTTTGAGCCTCTCCTTCTGA
- a CDS encoding MFS transporter, translated as MVEALSLFKNISFARLLAAQFLSLSAVYALNLNTVVLVELETRSSLQTGVVILTITVPGTIASLVAGPLVDRFNRRVTLVLAHLFKGTVAGLFFLALRFLKGFPLLLSAYLVNVFLSVLNQFISPAEAALLPALVRRRDLIRANSVFQISSVVAQGTGALLLGPVLIKFLGLQNVPLVALVFSVIAAINAFLLPKGAHDPVTAAKMNFWEELKYGWEWIAKDRLTRTAVFQLSLTTLIMLSISTLLPGFIYRTMGWDASRFPLVVIPVGIGFVVGLLLLNRCSRFLVHEDWICYGLLGLGASISAMALFGGKLPGFLSLSAMACGAGMALIFVPAKTLLQERPPANLRGRVFSTQYLVVNISSIGIMLFSGSMADFLGIRTVMFMLGLAALGGGMIRRRGSKKEPPESEAKPEG; from the coding sequence ATGGTAGAAGCTCTTTCGCTTTTTAAAAATATCTCTTTTGCGCGACTTCTGGCTGCCCAGTTCCTCTCCCTTTCAGCAGTTTATGCGCTCAACCTGAATACGGTGGTTCTGGTAGAGCTTGAAACCCGCTCCAGCCTCCAAACAGGTGTTGTTATTTTAACTATAACGGTGCCTGGAACCATAGCCAGCCTGGTGGCTGGACCTCTTGTGGATAGGTTTAACCGACGAGTAACTCTGGTGCTTGCGCATCTGTTCAAGGGCACAGTAGCGGGGCTTTTCTTCCTGGCTCTGCGATTTTTAAAGGGATTCCCGCTTTTGCTTTCTGCCTATCTTGTTAATGTCTTTCTATCGGTTTTAAACCAGTTTATCTCCCCCGCAGAAGCAGCCCTCCTCCCGGCACTGGTCAGGCGCAGGGATCTCATCAGGGCCAACTCGGTTTTCCAGATCAGTTCTGTTGTAGCCCAGGGAACAGGTGCTCTCCTGCTGGGCCCTGTGCTCATAAAATTTCTGGGCCTTCAGAACGTCCCCCTCGTAGCCCTGGTCTTCTCAGTTATAGCTGCGATTAATGCTTTCCTTCTCCCTAAGGGGGCCCATGATCCTGTTACTGCGGCAAAGATGAATTTCTGGGAAGAACTAAAATATGGGTGGGAATGGATCGCTAAGGATAGGCTAACCAGAACCGCTGTCTTTCAGTTGAGCCTCACCACCCTCATAATGCTTTCTATCTCCACTCTCCTGCCCGGGTTTATCTACAGGACGATGGGGTGGGATGCTTCAAGATTTCCGCTTGTGGTGATACCTGTTGGGATAGGCTTTGTGGTGGGGTTACTTCTTTTGAACCGCTGTTCCCGCTTCCTGGTTCATGAGGATTGGATATGCTATGGCCTTCTGGGCCTTGGAGCCTCTATCTCGGCAATGGCCCTTTTTGGAGGAAAACTCCCTGGTTTCTTGAGCCTTTCGGCTATGGCCTGCGGGGCAGGGATGGCTCTGATTTTCGTGCCCGCTAAAACTCTACTTCAGGAAAGACCTCCCGCCAACTTGAGAGGAAGGGTTTTCTCCACTCAATATCTGGTGGTGAATATCTCTTCAATAGGGATCATGCTTTTCAGCGGAAGCATGGCTGACTTTCTGGGGATAAGGACCGTTATGTTTATGCTGGGTTTAGCGGCCCTGGGAGGGGGAATGATCAGAAGGAGAGGCTCAAAAAAAGAGCCACCAGAGTCAGAAGCAAAGCCAGAAGGATAA
- a CDS encoding cation:proton antiporter, with protein sequence MENHGILSPKRGDEDEMEHLAAFLFLLVLFLFAAKAMSWLFIRLHLPAILGELLAGIILGPSLLNVLHQPFFSHEEFFPIIMALAELGVILLMGIAGIEIELEEFLKTRKVALLAGALGFFLTMTTGTVIAYLFRQPFIPSLYLGLTLSVTSVGISAQTLLELKRLNTREGMGLLGAAVVDDILALLGLAVFTSLIVQAGNNFSVVFSLARALLYIVVAFFLARWLIPAISRWVQRQPLGESIASLAFVTFFLFSGIAEEWGGLAAITGAFIAGLGFGASPIRHSVVEKLRPIAYGFLTPLFFISIGLRADARGFSPQIAALYLSLALGVMLSKILGCGLGAWAGGFSPSEAFKLGIGMMPQGEVALILASLGLTAGYMEPNNFVAVIGVILTTVLLTPILLRIAFEPPAFLKEAFRKRKIEEQPASEG encoded by the coding sequence GTGGAAAATCATGGTATACTTTCCCCAAAAAGAGGAGATGAAGATGAAATGGAGCATCTGGCGGCCTTTCTTTTCCTTTTGGTCCTTTTTCTCTTTGCAGCTAAAGCAATGAGCTGGCTCTTCATAAGGTTGCATCTTCCGGCCATCTTGGGAGAACTTCTTGCCGGAATTATCCTTGGGCCAAGCTTGCTGAATGTGCTTCACCAGCCCTTCTTCAGCCACGAAGAGTTTTTCCCCATAATAATGGCTCTCGCCGAATTAGGTGTAATACTTCTCATGGGAATAGCCGGTATAGAAATTGAGCTGGAAGAATTCCTCAAAACCAGAAAAGTAGCCCTTTTAGCTGGAGCCCTGGGCTTCTTCCTCACCATGACCACAGGGACGGTAATAGCTTACCTGTTCCGTCAACCCTTTATACCCTCTCTTTATCTGGGGCTTACCCTCAGCGTTACCAGTGTGGGCATTTCTGCCCAAACTCTCCTGGAGCTAAAGAGGCTCAATACTCGAGAAGGTATGGGCCTTTTGGGTGCAGCGGTAGTGGATGACATACTGGCTTTGCTCGGGCTGGCAGTCTTTACAAGCCTTATAGTCCAGGCGGGCAACAATTTCAGCGTTGTGTTTTCTTTAGCAAGGGCATTGCTTTACATAGTTGTGGCCTTTTTCCTGGCTCGCTGGCTCATCCCTGCTATCTCCAGATGGGTTCAGCGTCAGCCCCTGGGTGAGAGCATTGCTTCTTTAGCCTTTGTCACTTTCTTTCTTTTCTCGGGAATAGCAGAGGAATGGGGAGGGCTGGCAGCCATCACGGGAGCTTTCATCGCTGGTTTGGGATTCGGAGCATCCCCCATAAGGCATTCTGTAGTGGAAAAACTTCGTCCTATAGCTTACGGCTTTCTGACACCTTTGTTCTTCATCAGTATAGGATTAAGGGCTGATGCACGGGGATTTTCACCTCAAATAGCAGCTTTGTATTTATCGCTTGCCCTGGGAGTGATGCTTTCCAAAATTCTGGGGTGTGGCCTGGGCGCCTGGGCTGGTGGTTTTTCGCCTTCTGAAGCCTTTAAGCTGGGGATTGGGATGATGCCTCAGGGAGAAGTGGCTTTAATCCTGGCCTCTTTAGGGCTTACAGCGGGCTATATGGAGCCCAACAACTTCGTGGCAGTTATCGGCGTGATCCTGACCACGGTCCTCCTGACGCCCATTCTGCTCCGGATAGCTTTTGAACCGCCGGCCTTTTTAAAGGAGGCTTTCAGAAAGCGAAAAATAGAAGAACAACCTGCTTCGGAGGGATAA
- a CDS encoding ribonuclease HI family protein — translation MTFKIEPDWEGEAHYTIIFDGGSEGNPGPGYGSYAIITKTGRKRFYRLTFGEMSSNEAEYRALASALSELISIIEGAGRSPEEFTLEVQGDSALVINQVLGLWKAREQNLKELRDEVRRLLGRFKAWRLVKVPRTQVKKKLGH, via the coding sequence TTGACTTTCAAAATAGAACCGGATTGGGAAGGAGAAGCTCATTACACCATAATCTTTGACGGAGGGAGCGAGGGAAATCCTGGCCCCGGTTACGGAAGCTATGCCATAATCACTAAAACAGGCCGGAAAAGGTTTTATCGTCTCACTTTCGGGGAAATGTCCTCCAACGAGGCAGAATACAGAGCCTTAGCTTCCGCACTGTCTGAACTGATAAGCATTATAGAGGGAGCTGGCAGAAGTCCTGAGGAATTCACACTGGAAGTGCAGGGCGACAGTGCTCTGGTCATAAATCAGGTCTTGGGGTTGTGGAAAGCGCGGGAGCAAAACCTAAAAGAGCTCCGGGATGAAGTCCGCAGGCTCCTCGGCCGCTTTAAGGCCTGGAGGCTCGTCAAAGTTCCAAGAACCCAGGTCAAGAAAAAGTTAGGACATTAA